The nucleotide sequence CAAAAATGACATAAACATAAGAATCACCGAAAAATGAATATCCTCTAACGGTTCTAGCACCAGGAACAGATAACATGGCCGTCGTTAATGGGTAAGTGACTTGATCTTCAACCACTTGTGGCGCTTGTCCAGGATAGCTGGTTTTGATAATTACTTGCACATCAGACAAGTCTGGAATGGCATCAATCGGGGTGTTTTTAAAAGCAAAAATACCTGCGCCGACAATGACTAATGTCAGCAGTAAGACAAAAAATCGATTGAATACCGACCAATGAATAATACGTTCTATCATAATAAATTCCTTGGGCGCGGGTTAATGCATTTCACTGGCATTAGGATGAATAGTAATAACAGTGAACTCACCATTTTCGATAGCAAAAGTGAAGTTTATCTCCATGCCTTCACTAAACTGAGACAGCGTAATATTGCTGGCAACATAAAAGTCTAAAGTGGCAGCAGGGCGTTGCCATTTTTCGATTGGTCCACGGCTGATATTGACTATGCGATTGCTGACATCAATGCTGTTAATTGTGCCGCTGACTTGCGCATGAGCAACCGGTTGTGCAACATTTTCCATATCCATATCCATATCCATATCCATATCCATAGCAGACATGCGCTTGAAATCGGAAGTTTTGCTAGATTCAGAATCTAATAAAAACTGTGCAGAGGTAACGATAGTATCGTCTGAAGATAAACCAGATAAAATTTCAATTTTTTTGCCGTCACTGCGACCAACATCAACAGCGATAGATTTAAATTGTCCTTCGCCCAAGGCCAACACAACCCGGTCTTGTGTACCGGTTCTGATCAACGCTTCTTTAGCTATCACGATGGTATTTTCTGTTGGTTTGCCATGAATAATCACTTGCGTAAACATATTAGGTTTGAGGGCTAAATTTTTGTTGTCGAAGCGCAAACGAACTTTCATTGTGCGAGTTTGGCTATCAAGTGTTGGATAAATATAATCAACAGTACCTTGCCAATCTTTGCCCGGTACAAAATCTAAGGTCATTGATACTTGGTCATTTAAGAAGACAAAACCTGCTTGGCGTTCTAATACTTCAGCCTCGACCCAAACCTCGGTTAAATCTCCAATTGAAAATAGCATAGTGCCAGGTTGTACATAAAAACCTTCTCGTATTGATAAGTTTTCAACTACACCCGATTGCGGGGCGTAAAAAGTTACCTGTTGCTGCACTTTATGGCTTTCTTGTAATGCCGTAATCGCACTATTAGGAATATTTAATGCTAACAGTCGATTTTTTGCGGCTTTGATCAAACGGGTGTTTTTCCGGTTTAGCGCCAGAACAAACTCTTCTTGTGCGTTAACCAATTCAGGAGAATATAAAGAATAAATCGCTTGGCCTTTTTCGACAGTATCGCCCACTGAATTAATATTAAGTTTTTCTACCCAACCACTAACGCGTGGGTGTATATGTACCAGTCTGTCTTGATTGTAGTTTACGTAGCCCACTGTTTTTATTTCTGTTTCAAGTGGTGCTAATTGTACCTTCTCGGTACGCACACCAATGTTATTAACAACACTAGGGTTGATTTTAACAGTGCCAGGGCCTTCTCCTGCAGTGTTTTCGTTTTCATATACCGGTACTAAATCCATGCCCATAGGTGATAAGCCAGGTTTGTCACGACGAAAGTTAGCGTCCATCGGGGCAACCCAGTACTTTGGTTGTTTAGTTTCATTTGTTGCCACCATCGTTTTGTCATGATCAGCACTGAAAAAATGTAAAGTGAGCCAACCGCCAATGAGTAAACTGCTTAAGCTAAGCGTGATACCTTGAATAAGCGAGATATTATTTTTTTTCATGATGCTATTCCTGTCTCAGCTGAGCTGATTTTATTTGGCGGTTTGAAAGAGGTGGCTGTGCTTGGCTAAATACATAATTAAGTGCGAGGTGAAGCTTTTGCTGCTCAACAGTAATGGCGATAAAATCGGTGGCAGCATTGAGTTCATCGATACGGGCACGAACAATATCGCCAAAGTCACCGGTGTCATTGGTATAAGCATTCAGTGCAATGTCGGCTTGTTGATGAAACTGAGGTAGCAACTTGTCTTGATAGAGTGCTTTGCGTTTAATAAGTTGTAATAAACGTCCTTTAGTCGCTGAAAAAGAACCCAGTAATTGGCGTAAACGCAGCTGCTTTTCGGTTTTAACCGCTTCGGTTTTCGATACCGCTGCCTTGAGCTCTTGATCTTGTTTATTCTCAGTGAACAGCGGTACATCAAAGGTAATGCCAAGCGAGAATAAGTCGGCACGACTATTATTAAAGGCATCGTCACCGCGATAACCATAACTAGCGCTAACTCCCCACTCAGGCTGATACTTTTGTTTTGCGAGTGCTTTATCAAACGCCGTGGCTTTGATTTTATTATCCAGTGCGATCACCGAAGGGTGTTCAGAGAAGTAACCTAATAGCACAGTGTTAGCATCATGCGCAGGAGCCATAATTAATGCTTTTTTTTGTAACTCTATTTCAGGTAGTTTCGATGAAAGTTTAATGTTTTGACGATTGAATTCACTTGCATTGGTTGAAGTTAGCCATTGATCTAACTGGCCAAGATAGCTATTTTTTAACTGATTAAACTGGACGAGTTTATCGTCAATACGGCTGAGTTCTAGCTCTGCTCGAACAATATCTTGTTGTTGCGCTTGTCCAATTGTTGAAGAATAACGTGCTTCGGCGACATCAATTAACTGGGTAAATAAACTTTTATTCTGTTCAATTAGAGCGATGCTTTGCTGCATTTGATAAGCGTTAAGCCACAGTGTTCCTACCGTTACCGCGACCTGTGCTTGACGGTCTTGGCGTAGATACGGATATTGCATGCTTTGGGTTTTTAATTGTTGATTCATGAGCGCTAAGGTATCGCCACGAGGAAACAACTGGCTAACACCTACTTGAAATTGCGTCATGGGCTCTTGCGAAAAACTGAAACTATCAGCAGCAATATTGGCAATGCCGATTGATACTTTAGGATCAGGTAAAGTATTGGCAGCAATACTCAGTGCTTCCAATGCTTGTTGTTGATGAATATTACCGGTTAACCATGGATCTAGTGTTTGTGCCTGCTTTACTGCTTGCTCAAGGCTTAAGGGTTTAAGCTTGATTTTTGGGCTATTGGCATGAACACCAGAGCTAAATATTAATGGTACGGTCATTAAAAGTAGTCGAGATGAAACCATAACTAGCCGAGTTAATTTATCGGTAGCCGTATATTTACACTGTAAGTAGTGAGGTAATGCTCGCATTGTGTCGCTCTTATCAAATTATCTATTTGAAGGTGCGTTTAATAACCTCTGAGCAGGTCAGATTTAGGTTATATAGTGAATAAACGCTGAGTATATTATCGAAGTTCGTCTAAATTTAGACGCACTGATCCTAAAGAGTTAAATAATAGGAGGTTTGAAAAGGTAGGTAAGAAATTGTGTTTCGGGTAAAGCAATATTTGGGGGTTACTGTTAGTACTGAGATAGATAGCGTTGAGTGTTGTATAGCTATTAGTGAAAGAATTAGCATGGCATCCGGTGATGGCACAATCGCAGTTTTCCTGACAACAATCTGCCATTGTATTTTCTGATGACATGTCACCCATCATCATACGCATATTGTGCTCTTGAGTTGTCATGTCATCTGACATTGACATGCTAGACATATTCATCATATCGCAAGGCATAGTGACACTCGCTGATGATTGGCCAATCAGGCTCAGCATCAACATAATAACAACAATGAATTTTTGAGAAAAATATGTTTTCACAATAATATCTAATCTACCAAAGGGTTAATTTAAGCGGTATGAATAAACTTAAATGAGCATAATTAATATAGCTGTAGCCTAATTGTCCGTTAGCTCCGTTAAAAACGCAAGGGCTTAAGCATTTGCCATCATGTTTGTACTGTTATCGATTAGGCTTTATTATCTTCTTTATAAAGCATCAGTTATTTATAAACGATGCTATCGATTAAGTTACCTGCGTTATCGACTAATTAAGGCTTGAATACCTATGAACATTATGACCGAGCAACTGCCAATTTCTATTCAAGTAAGTGATAATTTAATTGTTGAAATAAGTCATATTGCAGCGATCAGTAATAAACTCGAAGCACAGCTAAACTTTCACACCATGACCGCTAATTGGTATGGTGATGAAGATAATATGCTAGAAATTAACTTCTTCCTACTTTGTGTAAATGAACTTGAACATTACGAAAAATCTAGTGATAGCGACTTTAATAACGAATTTTTAGCGGATGATGTCATGATAACTTTATCATTAGCTAAACTGGTAGATTGTTATGTCGCAATAACCGAGTCAGAGTTATTGTTATTGCAGAAAACGCCTAAATTACTATCGGGTTATTTAGGTAAAAAGCTGACTAAGGTACTTAATTTGATTGCTGAGCGTTACGATTTGGAAAAAATTTAACATGGTTACCTTTATCATTATGATAGGTAACAAATAAATTTTATTGTCATCACTGTTCTACTTTTTAATCTGTCGATTATAGGTAAATAGGTAAAGTGAGTGCTCTGTTTTTGAACTCATAAAGTTTATTTGATCTATTGTTGAATTATTTTTTAATAAAAGTGAACTAACGTCTACGAAGGCACTCATACTTAATAAGAGACTCCCCTCGGTTTTATTTTTATTAGTGTTTTTATATTATTGTTATACGCTGCTCATTTGAGTGGCGTTTTTTTTGCTTGTGAGTTTATGATTTCAATAAATAGTCTTAGGATTTAGGTGATATTCAGCATAGGAAAACTATTTGATTATTTTTAAACGTATTTTGAACTTATCCCAAAAATAGTGTTCTGACTTAATAAGAGACTCTCCCCTCGGTTATTATTTTATGTTTTGTAATACGCTCCTAATTATAAGGAGCGTTTTTTTTGCCTGTTTTTTAAGTGCCAGATTTTTAAGTCGCTGCAATGGCGACTAATTAAAATAAAAGCCATTAACCACTAACAAATGGAAAGCTTAAATATAACTGTATAATTAGAGCATTGGTTATATCGATAAAAAAGGCACCGACTAAAGGTACGACTAAAAAGGCTTGTGGTGAAGGCCCATGTCGTGAAACTAAAGATTCCATATTCGCTACCGCCGTAGGTGTTGCTCCCAAACCAAAGCCACAATGACCCCCAGCCATAATGGCAGCGTCATAGTTTTTACCCATGACTCTAAACGTGATGAAGTAGGCAAAAAGCATTAACATTAACGCTTGTAGTAAAATCATAAAGATCATCGGACCGGCTAAACTGACTAATTCCCATATTTTTAGTGACATTAACGCCATCGCTAAAAATATTGATAATGCCATGGTGCCCCATAAGTCGATACACGCGCGACTAACTTTATAAAGCTTTGTAAATTCAGTCAGATTAGTGATAACAACACCAAATAATAATGGGATCAAAAACGCGGGCAAAATAACATCAATTGTTTTTAATGCCTCGTAGCCCATGCGACCTAGATACATACACAATAGAATAACAAACAAGGTCTCCATCATTTTCCTAGGGTCACTAAATCATGATCTTCAGGATCGAATGTTACGGTGTCGTCGAGTTCTTCGTGGTATGAACTATCAGCTTTTAAGTTATATTTTTTAATCAACCTTTTACTAACGGGCCCGCCAACCAAGCCTCCGAGAATAAGCCCAAGTGTTGCTGCGGCCATTGCTAGTTCAAATACGCTACTATGCATTCCGTATTCGTTAATAAACAAATCGGCGTATGTTGCGCCACTTCCATGTCCACCTGATAAGGTAACTGAACCACCGACTAAGCCCATTATTGGCTCCATTCCTGTTGCGACGGCTATTGATACGCCAACGGCATTTTGTACCAGTAGATATAATGTTGCGATAGCAAAGAAAATCGCTACTTTAGGCCCACCTTTAATTAATAAACTAAAGCTCGCGCCCAGTCCTACTGTCGTGAAAAATACCGTCATGAGTGGGTTCTTGAATGCCATATCAAATTGAAAGTTAATATCAAAATAGCTATGCGCAATGGCCGCGATAAGAGAAAAAGCGATGCCACCAACGACGGGCTCAGGAATGTTATTGTTTTTAAGAAAAGTTATTTTACTATTAAGGTAATAGCCAGAAAAAAGTATGACTAAGGCAACTAAGAGTGTCTCTGCGGTCGAAATTTCAATATTCATATGAGTACTGTATCTTTTTAAAGGGGAGTTATTACTATTCGCACATGAAGCTAATCCTAATTAACATAGGATTAGCAGGTAACAAATTAGCCAGTGTTATTAATGGAAACTCTCTTGGTAATTGGAGGTTTCACTTGTAAAAATTGCTATAAGTATATTTTTAGCGCCGGAGCTTAGCATATACCCGCAACCAATCAATAAGCATGTTGTAACATGGAAAATTATTGTTAGGTAGCTTGTCAGCTAAGCCAGTCACTGTTGTTAACTATCTATTTGAAACTTCAATAAAATAAAGGAACCCGTAACTTATTATGGCTAGCTGATATGAACCGAATCTGATAATCAATATTGTTATTATAGCGGCATGGGTTTAACTACATTATTCTTACTAAGCATGAACACTCAGCATTAATATTAATTAAAATTGAACTATGTTTAGGTAATGCGCTCTTACTTAGCAAGAGATTCTC is from Colwellia sp. Arc7-635 and encodes:
- a CDS encoding efflux RND transporter periplasmic adaptor subunit → MKKNNISLIQGITLSLSSLLIGGWLTLHFFSADHDKTMVATNETKQPKYWVAPMDANFRRDKPGLSPMGMDLVPVYENENTAGEGPGTVKINPSVVNNIGVRTEKVQLAPLETEIKTVGYVNYNQDRLVHIHPRVSGWVEKLNINSVGDTVEKGQAIYSLYSPELVNAQEEFVLALNRKNTRLIKAAKNRLLALNIPNSAITALQESHKVQQQVTFYAPQSGVVENLSIREGFYVQPGTMLFSIGDLTEVWVEAEVLERQAGFVFLNDQVSMTLDFVPGKDWQGTVDYIYPTLDSQTRTMKVRLRFDNKNLALKPNMFTQVIIHGKPTENTIVIAKEALIRTGTQDRVVLALGEGQFKSIAVDVGRSDGKKIEILSGLSSDDTIVTSAQFLLDSESSKTSDFKRMSAMDMDMDMDMDMENVAQPVAHAQVSGTINSIDVSNRIVNISRGPIEKWQRPAATLDFYVASNITLSQFSEGMEINFTFAIENGEFTVITIHPNASEMH
- a CDS encoding TolC family protein, with amino-acid sequence MRALPHYLQCKYTATDKLTRLVMVSSRLLLMTVPLIFSSGVHANSPKIKLKPLSLEQAVKQAQTLDPWLTGNIHQQQALEALSIAANTLPDPKVSIGIANIAADSFSFSQEPMTQFQVGVSQLFPRGDTLALMNQQLKTQSMQYPYLRQDRQAQVAVTVGTLWLNAYQMQQSIALIEQNKSLFTQLIDVAEARYSSTIGQAQQQDIVRAELELSRIDDKLVQFNQLKNSYLGQLDQWLTSTNASEFNRQNIKLSSKLPEIELQKKALIMAPAHDANTVLLGYFSEHPSVIALDNKIKATAFDKALAKQKYQPEWGVSASYGYRGDDAFNNSRADLFSLGITFDVPLFTENKQDQELKAAVSKTEAVKTEKQLRLRQLLGSFSATKGRLLQLIKRKALYQDKLLPQFHQQADIALNAYTNDTGDFGDIVRARIDELNAATDFIAITVEQQKLHLALNYVFSQAQPPLSNRQIKSAQLRQE